tttgttgtgatccacacagtcaaaggctttggcgtagtcaataaagcagaagtagatgtttttttggaactctcttccttttttttgatccaatttgatctctggttcctctgccttttctgaaaccagcttgagcatctggaagttcccagttcacatactgctgaagcctggcttggagaattatgagcattacttggctagtgtgtgagatgagtgcaattgtgtggtagtttgaggattctttggcattgccttactttgggatcagaatgcaaacagaccttttccagtcctgtggctactactgagttttccaaatttgctggcatattaagtgcagcactttcacagcatcatctttcaggatttgaaatagctcaattggcattccatcacctccactagctttgtttgtagtgatgcttcctaaggcccacttgtcttcacattccaggatatctaagtgagtgatcacaccatcgtggttatctgggtcatgaagatcttttttgtatagtgcttctgtgtattactgccacctcttcttaatatctgctgtttttgtttgctcaaattcatgtccattgagtcagtgatgccatccaaccatctcatactaggttacaaaaaaaaaaaaaaagacccttctAAGACACTTGGATGTACTAGGTAAACGTTCCTTAGTGTTTCCTTTGGCTCATTTGAGGCAGAAATATGGACTCGGCAAGAGGGCAAGGAGTTGGGTAGGACAAAGGACTGAAATGTAACCATGTTGTGCCTTCTTATTCTTCTAGGATCTCATGACTCCTTCAGCTTCTACATTGATGAAGCCTCTCCAGTGGGGCCTGAACAGCCAGAAACTGTCCAGAATTTTGTCTCTGTGTTTGGAACTGTGGCCAAAAAGCTGATGCGAAAATGGCTAGCCACTCAAACCATGAACTTTACTGGTCAGCTAGGAGCTGGGATCCGTTACTTTGATCTTCGAATTTCCACCAAGCCCAGAGACCCCGACAATGAACTCTACTTTGCTCATGGTTTGTTCAGTGCCAAAGTCAATGAAGGTCTTGAGGAGATCAATGCATTCCTCACAGATCACCATAAGGAGgtagtattcttggacttcaaCCACTTTTATGGGATGCAGAAATATCACCATGAAAAACTGGTCCAAATGCTGAAAGACATCTATGGAAATAAAATGTGCCCAGCGATCTTTGCCCAGGAAGTGAGTCTAAAGTACCTGTGGGAGAAGGATTACCAAGTGCTGGTCTTCTACCACAGTCCGGTGGCTCTGGAAGTGCCCTTTCTCTGGCCTGGGCAGATGATGCCAGCACCCTGGGCCAACACCACAGACCCGGAAAAATTGATCCAGTTTCTTCAGGCATCCATCAccgagagaaggaagaagggatcGTTTTTCATATCTCAGGTGGTGCTGACTCCCAAAGCAAGCACCGTGGTCAAAGGGGTGGCCAGTGGTCTCAGAGAAACTATCACAGAAAGGTAAGTGTCCTTAAGTTCTCAGGGGAAATGTTTAGGCAGTTTAATCCAACATCAAAGAGCTGTTAAGTGATGGAGCGGATTCACACCCGTGTATGTTAGTTTCCCAGGGCTGTCACCACAAAgtgccacaaactgggtggcttaagacAGAAGAAATTTACCACCCCTCAGTTCCAGAGGctaaaagtctgaaatcaaggtgtcagcaggctgGCTCCTTCTGAGGGCTCCGTGGGAGAGTCTTTCCCGTGCCACTCCCCTAACTTCTGGTGACAGTTGCCATCCCTTGTGGTCCTTAGCTTACAGATGCATCACgcccatctctgcctccatctttacATGATATTCTTCCCTGTTTCTCTGTCatctcttcttgtaaggacactagtcatattgGACTAGGGCCTGCCCTAGTGACTTCATCTCaacttaattacatctgtaaATGTCCTTTTTTCAAATAAGTTTACACTTAACAGATGTTGGGAATTAGGACTTCAGTATGTCATTTTGTGGGCTTTCCTGggagctcagcagtaaagaacccacctacagtgcaggagatgcaggttagatccctgggtttggaagatcccctggagaaggaaatggcaacccattccagtattcttgcctaagaaatcccatggacagaggaggcggaagctggtgggctacagtccatggggtgcaaagagctggacacaatttagcaactaaacaataacaataacaccGTGTCATTCTGTGGGACATAGATCAACCCACAGGAACATGgatttttgtctttgcttttgctGTACCACATGGCTTGCTGGGTTTTAGTtacccaaccagagatcaaacctggaccccttgcagtggaagtgtggaaacCTAACCACTGGCtcatccagggaattcccacattATGCATTTTGACCCCATATCTAGTTATCTTTTCATAGCACTCCTTTTCATATGTGCTTAGCATTATATAGATAACAAAGCTCTTTCTCTACTGTTTTCAGAGTATTTTCACATACCTGATTCCATTTGACCTGCATAATAATTCTGGAAAGTAGATACTATATTACAGATAAAAATTAAACTTCAGAAACATGAAATGTTTTGCCTAAAGCCACCTGGACAATGAATAGTGAACCAAAGACTCAAACCCCATTTTTCCCAAGTTGTGTTCTGTGTCTTTACACTTTATCCAAAGCAACACTCAATCTCCAGAGAATAGGCTTTCCACTGGTCAAGCCCAGACACACCTGTAGGGCAGTGGTCATCTGTGAGCCACAATTAGCAATCACTAAAGACATCTGTAACTCATTCCCCAATACAACATCTATCATTGTACATATTGCTTATTCTTTTGAGTTAAACTATTAAACAAGGCAAACATTGAAAAGCAAACACGGTTCCTATCACAGCCTTTAACTTTAATTGGTATTTTGAATTATGGTAAGGAGACAGAGAATGAATGTTTTGCTTAAGGTCTTGTAGggaaagacaagaaaattaaaagactggGAAGTGGAAATGCTATGGATGTCCTTTAGAGGTGAAAATACTAAATGGTGGGAAATGGCAGGTGAAATTAGTAATGGGGCAGAAACAGATTTGTATGAAGACTTTTAGGCAGGCTACAGGGAATGTCATCCTATGAGCCATGGGGAGCTAGAAAATGATATTTAACAGTGGAGTGACTCGATCAGGTCTGCATTTGCAGTGGATAATAGGTGAAGCATGGGGGGTAAATGGAATGGAGAGACCTAGCAGTTAAGAAGCGCATGGAACTGTTTTAGCAATCATATGAAAGCTCAAGTGAGGAAGTAAGAAaatggagaaggggacagtaTGCCACAGCAAAAGTTAGAATGACTATTTAGCTATGTGGTGTGAATGAGAGAAAAGGGAAGTAGAATGAGTGATGGATGCATTCACAGAGGCAAAAATCAAAGATACAGGGACTTGGTAAAAACATGAGGAAGATCCGATCAGGATTGTGTTAAATTTgtttgctcagtccctcagttgtgtccaactcttagggatcccgtggattgtagcccatccaTGGGCtgcttgtccatggaatttttcaggtaaaaatactggaatgtgttgccatttcttcttccagggaatcttcccaatttagggaatgaacccacatctcttgtgtctcctgcattggcaggtggatttttttaccactgcgccacctaggaagccccatgcTAAATTTAAAGTCCTAGAAAGACATCCAAGTAGAGGTGGCCAGTTGATCATTAGGAATATAGGTTAACATTTTTGGGAAATACTATATTTTTTGGCAATGACAGGCACAGGACCTTGGAGAGGACAAATTCCTCCATACATAATTATAACTTCCTTCTGTTATTCAGATATTTGCTAGGATCTCCTTGTTCCTTTGATACAAATAAGATTCCCAACCCTTCACTGTACACTGTATGCAAATGTAAAGCTTTCCCTAAAATTTCTGCTGATGTCTAGATTTCTTCCATTCATATAGAATGAGCCCTTGCTCTACTGGATTTGTGTCATTTTATGAATTGATTGTCCAAGGTGGCCTGTCCATGTTCCACCCTCTATACCCTGAGACGCGAAACTTGCTTCTTGCTTAATTTCTATATAATGGTTTATTCAGACTTTACTAAGGATCTGAGCAGACAAGGGAGGTTTTATAATCATAATGTAGATGACTTAAAGTTGAACTTCAGATTCATCTGGAATTATGAATCTCCTGGCCTGGAATATCTTTTGATGACATCTGTACCACTTTTCACCCTAGACTCAAGTCCTCTGACAGAATCTTCTCCTTATCCTTTTCTCACCTGCTTTCTCCCCTTACCCCCAGATTGCAGTGGAGACACTACACTCGCCTCTAGATTACTACACCAAACTATCCACCTGTCTCCCTGGCCCTAAGCCTACATTCAGTTAGTCATCAATGTGTTCAGCAGAACAAGAAAACCATTTCTTTAATAGAACCACCTTCTATAACAATTAATTGTTCTCATAAATAACAACTTACCACTTATCTTACCTATTTAAAAATGAGGGCATtatatacacagaagaatgtGTTATTTTCAAACTTACCCCATAGAGCCCCAAGATTTTAAGAAATCCCCACtagaggtggggaaggggcaggagagggtgactgactctaattttcttcattctTGCTGTAactttaattaagaaaaagaatcttTACTTCCAACATTTATGTATTGGGCCTGAAAGGAATCTTCCCTTCCAGCTTTACCTTCTGCTGTTTTAGTCTATGCTTAGGAAAACACTTTTCCATACAATTTGCCTACTTTGCATTTGGCCAGGAACCACACCCCGATTCCATACTTGTGTAAGGAATAGTCTTTGGGAAGCCGAGAAGGAAAATCTACTCAAGGAAcaaatgactttcatttttctctcttatggACTTTCATGCAGTGTGGGATTTTACAAGTTATAAATTGAACAGCTCTCTGGTTACATATGCTCTAGTACAGCATTAACAAAATAGGATTTATAAAGATTAGAAAAGTTAGGAGAGtattgaaaatattaatgtatatCTACACAACTGTCCCCAAAGAATCACAATGCACATTAGCATATAAAAGGCACTAGCCAGTATTTTAGTGAATAATCCTATTTAAATTTAACTAATACAATTTTTTCCAagcacttaatttttttccagataacACTTATTAACACCCCATGGAATTAATTTGGACAGAATGTCCTCAGCCATCTGCTCTGATTCAGAACTTCTCATTGGCCTCTGGCTTATATGTCTGATAGCAGAGCTGTTTCAGTAAAAAGGGAGCTTCCCcgggtagtgctagtggtaaagaatccacctccaggtagatgtaagagatgtgggttccatccctgggttagaaagatccccttggaggagggcatggcaacctaccccagtactcttgcctggagaatcccatgaacagaggagcctggagggctacagtccgtaggattgcaaagagtgagacctgactgaagcaacttaacatgcacatcAGTAAAaagagcttccctgttggctcagtggtccctgggctgggaagatcccctggagaaggaaatgacaacccactccagtattctttcctgggaaatcccacagacagtagcctggtaggctacagtccacagtgtcgcaagAGGCAGCACGACTTAGCatttaaacagcaacaacagcaaatcaGTGGAAAGAGGGAGTggaaaaagagtttaaaaagtagaaatgaagacTCTATAGGTAGAGTCAACCTTTTGTCTCTAGAATTATGCATATGACTTGCAAATGATTTGTGAATATGTCTGAACCTTGACCATAATACTTGTGCTATAAGCATTCTCAGTGGAGTTTGTCTCAGTCCTCAAAGACCTTCTTTTAAACCAACTGCAAAGCCTGTGTTTGCCTATGGTGTTAATGTGATATCCAGAGGTTTAGTTTGGTTTGGACATATTTCAGCTTTCTGGGTATGCCTAggatagagcttccctggtggctcagacagtaaagaatctgcctgcaatgcaggagacctgggtttgatccctggttggaaagattccctggagaagggaatggctacccactccagtattcttgtctggagaattccatggacagaggagcctggtgggctacagtctatgggttcacaaacagtctgacatgactgagcaactgacactttcattttctatagGGAAATATCACTGTCAGTCCTCAGATGATGCCTTGCAAAGGTGACTTACTCCTGAAACAGTGAAAGAATACTTGACTCTCCAAAAACATGTTCCTTTCTCATCTCACCAAGTGATGAAGCCCACAAAAAAGACTTTTTCTGCACTTTTCTTTTGCTATTGTGCCAAAGCTGCTCATTCAGAAAATCTTTTGCCACTAAAGAGGAAGTCTCTAGGCAATGTTAAGACTTCTCTGGACCTTGGtgtattttcatttgtaaaatttggAGTTTGAATTCAATTATCTCCAAGATCTTTCTGAGTTCTAAGATCCTACATT
The sequence above is a segment of the Bos indicus isolate NIAB-ARS_2022 breed Sahiwal x Tharparkar chromosome 20, NIAB-ARS_B.indTharparkar_mat_pri_1.0, whole genome shotgun sequence genome. Coding sequences within it:
- the PLCXD3 gene encoding PI-PLC X domain-containing protein 3, whose protein sequence is MASSQGKNELKFADWMATLPESIHSIPLTNLAIPGSHDSFSFYIDEASPVGPEQPETVQNFVSVFGTVAKKLMRKWLATQTMNFTGQLGAGIRYFDLRISTKPRDPDNELYFAHGLFSAKVNEGLEEINAFLTDHHKEVVFLDFNHFYGMQKYHHEKLVQMLKDIYGNKMCPAIFAQEVSLKYLWEKDYQVLVFYHSPVALEVPFLWPGQMMPAPWANTTDPEKLIQFLQASITERRKKGSFFISQVVLTPKASTVVKGVASGLRETITERALPAMMQWVRTQKPGESGINIVTADFVELGDFISTVIKLNYVFEEGEANT